The proteins below come from a single Nostoc sp. KVJ3 genomic window:
- a CDS encoding tetratricopeptide repeat protein produces the protein MTTISEALQLAVEHRRAKRFTQSEEVYRQIIDVNPKQPEALYGLGMLAQQRGQYQNAEQFFQAALQLEPEVAAIHNSLGFTLQQQGKLDEAVICYEKALKILPDGGEAQVNLGNTLHLQGKLSSEQQVHCADLNLQLALARQEVGDFKIAELYYRQAIALQADLVQAHNNLGEVLQKQGRLNDALKSFQELIKIKPDYPYVHHNLGCLLEEQGKVEEAIEAYKKALSIKPDLAITHHNLGNALKALNRFDAAIESYQQAIKIRPDIDYIYYNLGTVLRDSNKIEAAVEAFEQAAKVTPNYAPAKFGICISQLPTIYSSVDEIEFRRNQYQQNLQNLAKAYELSNQEERAKAAEAVGTLQPFYLAYQGLNDRDLQRAYGEMICQMMSSCYPQSCQPLVIPNLDKNQKVRVGIVSRFFYNHSNWKIPIKGWIENLDRSEFELFGYHTLVTKDYSTTSASKTFDKFVQGVHSIEQWCEAITEDKLHILIFPEFGMDPMTIKLGCLRLAPIQMTSWGHPDTSGLPTIDYYLSSDLMEPENAQEHYTEKLVRLPNLSINYTPLAVKPQAIKKLDIGLKEDEIFFWCCQSLYKYLPNHDDVFPSIAKELGNSKFVFIKHRNEDITEVFRQRLNHAFAALGLDYQKHCLFLSSMNESEFAGTTALADVFLDSIGWSGCNSTLESIAHNIPVVTLPGELMRGRHSLAILKMMGVEETIASSKAEYVQIAIRLGKDAEYRQYISQQVAENKHKLYGDLKPVRALEDFLLQLVNKPRQFEAKDVAELFQFAVQSHRASRLDEAEQLYRQVIEKQPDYSEALYGLGILAQQKGALQEAQKHLSAASQFQPNSVKIWFSLGNLHQAQGQLLEAENAYQKAIVLRPDAGTIYNNLGYTLQQQGRWEEAMASYQKALEFQPNCIEAEVNLGNALFAQGKLSAEKQAYYGELNYKLGIARKQAADWKTAAVYYRTAIALQPDFVEAYYNLGVVLQEQGEMEEAIAFYQKALEFNPQHQEANMNLAHIYQIQPQEVTQRPISTRR, from the coding sequence ATGACCACAATTTCTGAGGCTCTTCAACTCGCTGTTGAACATCGCCGAGCCAAACGCTTTACCCAGTCCGAAGAGGTTTATCGTCAAATTATAGACGTAAACCCCAAGCAGCCAGAGGCACTATATGGGTTAGGTATGCTAGCCCAGCAACGGGGACAATATCAAAATGCCGAACAGTTTTTCCAAGCAGCTTTGCAATTAGAGCCAGAAGTGGCGGCAATACACAATAGCTTAGGGTTTACTCTGCAACAACAGGGTAAACTAGACGAAGCAGTTATCTGCTATGAAAAAGCACTGAAAATTTTACCTGATGGCGGGGAAGCGCAAGTAAATCTTGGTAATACTCTCCATCTTCAAGGAAAGCTGTCATCAGAACAACAAGTCCATTGTGCAGACTTAAATTTGCAGTTGGCTTTAGCTAGGCAAGAGGTGGGCGATTTCAAGATTGCAGAGTTATATTATCGCCAAGCTATTGCATTGCAGGCAGATTTGGTACAAGCTCATAATAATTTAGGAGAGGTACTCCAAAAACAAGGGCGATTGAATGATGCGCTAAAGTCTTTTCAAGAATTAATAAAAATAAAACCAGACTATCCTTACGTTCATCACAATTTAGGATGTTTGTTAGAAGAACAAGGAAAAGTTGAGGAAGCAATAGAAGCTTACAAAAAAGCTTTAAGTATTAAACCTGATTTGGCAATTACCCATCATAACTTGGGAAATGCTCTGAAAGCATTAAATAGGTTTGATGCCGCCATAGAATCCTACCAACAAGCTATAAAAATTCGACCTGATATTGATTACATCTACTACAACTTAGGAACGGTACTTAGAGATAGTAACAAAATAGAAGCAGCAGTAGAGGCATTTGAACAAGCTGCCAAAGTTACACCAAATTATGCTCCGGCTAAATTTGGTATTTGTATTAGCCAACTGCCAACTATCTATTCTAGTGTTGATGAAATTGAATTCAGGCGAAATCAGTATCAGCAGAATTTGCAAAATTTAGCTAAAGCTTATGAATTAAGTAATCAAGAAGAAAGGGCAAAAGCGGCTGAGGCTGTAGGGACATTACAGCCCTTCTATTTGGCATATCAAGGCTTAAATGACCGAGATTTACAGCGAGCTTATGGGGAAATGATTTGCCAGATGATGTCGAGTTGCTATCCCCAAAGTTGCCAGCCGCTTGTTATCCCAAATTTAGATAAAAATCAAAAGGTTCGAGTTGGTATTGTCTCTAGATTTTTCTATAACCATTCTAATTGGAAAATCCCTATTAAAGGTTGGATAGAAAATCTTGATAGAAGTGAATTTGAATTATTTGGTTATCACACTTTGGTAACAAAAGATTATTCAACAACCAGTGCCAGCAAAACTTTTGATAAATTTGTTCAAGGTGTTCACTCAATTGAACAATGGTGTGAGGCAATAACAGAAGATAAATTACATATCCTGATTTTCCCTGAATTTGGGATGGATCCAATGACAATCAAGCTGGGTTGTCTCAGATTAGCCCCAATTCAAATGACATCTTGGGGACACCCTGATACCAGTGGACTCCCGACAATTGACTATTACTTGAGCAGTGACTTAATGGAACCAGAAAATGCTCAAGAACACTATACAGAAAAGTTAGTTAGATTACCAAATCTATCTATTAATTACACACCTTTAGCAGTTAAACCCCAAGCAATTAAGAAACTAGATATAGGTTTAAAAGAAGATGAAATTTTCTTCTGGTGTTGCCAGTCACTATATAAATACTTGCCCAACCATGATGATGTTTTTCCCTCCATTGCAAAAGAGTTAGGGAATTCTAAATTTGTGTTTATTAAACACAGAAATGAAGATATTACAGAAGTATTTCGCCAGCGTTTAAACCATGCTTTTGCAGCATTAGGGTTAGATTACCAAAAGCACTGTTTATTTTTGTCTTCCATGAATGAGAGCGAGTTTGCGGGGACTACAGCCTTAGCAGATGTCTTCTTGGATAGTATTGGTTGGTCTGGATGTAACTCTACCCTCGAATCTATTGCCCATAATATTCCCGTTGTTACTTTACCAGGAGAACTGATGAGGGGACGGCATTCTCTGGCAATTTTAAAGATGATGGGTGTAGAAGAGACGATCGCTTCAAGTAAAGCAGAATACGTCCAAATCGCCATCCGTCTAGGGAAAGATGCTGAATATCGGCAATATATCTCCCAGCAAGTTGCAGAAAATAAACATAAGTTATATGGCGATTTAAAGCCAGTCAGAGCGCTGGAAGATTTTCTTTTACAACTGGTTAATAAACCAAGACAATTTGAAGCTAAAGATGTTGCTGAACTCTTTCAATTTGCGGTTCAATCTCATCGAGCTAGTCGCCTAGACGAAGCTGAACAGCTATATCGTCAGGTGATAGAAAAACAACCAGACTATTCAGAAGCATTATATGGTTTAGGAATATTGGCACAGCAGAAAGGTGCGTTACAGGAAGCCCAAAAGCATTTGAGTGCAGCTTCGCAATTTCAGCCTAACTCTGTGAAAATTTGGTTTAGTTTAGGCAATTTGCATCAAGCCCAAGGACAATTACTAGAAGCTGAAAATGCTTACCAAAAAGCTATTGTTTTGCGACCAGATGCAGGGACAATTTACAACAATTTGGGCTACACCTTGCAACAACAAGGTAGGTGGGAAGAAGCGATGGCATCTTATCAAAAAGCTCTGGAATTTCAGCCCAACTGCATAGAAGCGGAAGTCAATTTGGGGAATGCGCTTTTTGCCCAAGGGAAGCTTTCGGCAGAGAAACAAGCCTACTATGGTGAATTGAATTATAAACTGGGCATTGCCCGCAAACAAGCAGCCGATTGGAAAACTGCTGCTGTTTACTATCGAACTGCGATCGCACTACAGCCAGATTTTGTAGAAGCTTATTATAACTTGGGGGTGGTACTGCAAGAACAAGGAGAGATGGAAGAAGCGATCGCATTTTATCAAAAAGCTTTAGAGTTTAATCCTCAACACCAAGAAGCCAACATGAATTTAGCACATATTTACCAAATCCAACCCCAAGAAGTTACACAAAGACCTATTTCGACTAGGAGGTAA
- a CDS encoding Nif11-like leader peptide family RiPP precursor, with protein sequence MSLEILEKVKSFIIRLVKDEAFRTQLMSDKIDEAIKVMEEGGYNFSQEEFETASIQILELKELGQFDDLSEEELVGAFGGLTSSNVVQPLYGVVVSPPEGGVKPPIHWIPRPRPKPFPQPQPLYGIVVGSPVQASYGVVVPPEVQ encoded by the coding sequence GTGTCTCTAGAAATTTTAGAAAAAGTCAAGAGTTTCATCATTAGACTCGTCAAAGACGAAGCTTTTCGCACTCAATTAATGAGTGATAAAATCGACGAAGCGATCAAAGTCATGGAAGAAGGTGGCTACAATTTTTCTCAGGAAGAATTTGAAACAGCCTCCATTCAAATATTAGAATTAAAAGAATTAGGTCAGTTTGACGACCTCAGCGAAGAGGAATTAGTGGGAGCTTTTGGTGGGCTTACAAGCAGCAATGTCGTTCAGCCACTCTATGGTGTTGTAGTCTCACCTCCCGAAGGAGGTGTAAAACCACCAATTCACTGGATTCCCAGACCACGCCCAAAGCCATTTCCCCAACCACAGCCCCTGTATGGCATAGTAGTCGGCTCGCCTGTACAAGCGTCATACGGAGTAGTTGTCCCACCAGAAGTACAATAA
- a CDS encoding nif11-class peptide radical SAM maturase 3, which produces MAYHRKSYAVWEITLKCNLACSHCGSRAGHERSKELSTEEALDLVKQMAEVGIKEVTLIGGEAFLRPDWLEIAKAINDAGMLCGMTTGGYGISLETAQKMKEAGIRTVSVSIDGLEATHDRLRGKKGSWKYAFKTMSHLREVGISFGCNTQINRLSAPEFPSIYESIRDAGARAWQIQLTVPMGNAADNADILLQPHELLDIYPMLARVARRAYQEGVQLQAGNNIGYYGPDERLLRGRGKEDDFSFWQGCGAGLSTLGIEADGAIKGCPSLPTTAYTGGNIRERSLHDIIENSAELRLNLGAGTPEGTKHLWGFCKTCEYAELCRGGCSWTAHVFFDKRGNNPYCHHRALTHARQGVRERVVPKVRAKGLPFDNGEFELIVESTGTPLPANDPLHFTANSIQWSESWQQESEVSYSLIRS; this is translated from the coding sequence ATGGCATATCACCGCAAAAGTTACGCAGTTTGGGAAATTACCTTAAAATGCAATTTAGCTTGTAGTCACTGTGGTTCCCGCGCTGGGCACGAGCGCAGCAAAGAACTTTCCACAGAGGAAGCTTTGGATCTTGTCAAGCAAATGGCAGAAGTTGGAATTAAAGAAGTTACTCTTATCGGTGGTGAAGCATTTCTGCGTCCAGATTGGCTAGAAATTGCCAAAGCTATCAACGATGCAGGGATGTTATGTGGTATGACTACTGGCGGTTATGGTATTTCACTAGAAACTGCCCAAAAAATGAAAGAAGCGGGGATTAGGACTGTATCTGTTTCTATTGATGGTTTGGAAGCAACTCATGACCGCTTGCGAGGAAAAAAAGGCTCTTGGAAATATGCATTTAAGACTATGAGTCATCTTCGAGAAGTCGGTATTTCCTTCGGTTGCAACACCCAAATTAACCGTCTGTCAGCCCCAGAGTTTCCGTCCATCTATGAGTCCATTCGTGATGCAGGTGCCCGTGCTTGGCAAATTCAGTTGACTGTGCCAATGGGGAATGCAGCCGATAATGCAGATATTCTCCTCCAGCCCCATGAACTGTTAGATATCTATCCGATGCTCGCCCGTGTTGCGCGTCGTGCTTACCAAGAAGGTGTGCAACTGCAAGCGGGAAATAATATTGGTTATTACGGCCCTGATGAACGTCTGTTACGGGGACGGGGAAAAGAAGATGACTTCTCATTTTGGCAAGGTTGCGGTGCGGGACTCTCCACCTTGGGAATTGAAGCTGATGGAGCAATTAAAGGTTGTCCCTCGCTGCCGACTACCGCATACACGGGTGGTAATATTAGAGAGCGATCGCTCCATGACATCATTGAAAATTCAGCCGAATTGCGCTTAAACCTCGGAGCCGGAACACCTGAAGGCACAAAACACCTGTGGGGTTTTTGTAAAACCTGCGAATACGCTGAACTTTGTCGTGGGGGTTGCAGTTGGACTGCCCATGTTTTCTTTGACAAGAGAGGTAATAATCCTTACTGCCATCATCGCGCTCTTACTCATGCAAGACAAGGTGTGAGAGAGCGTGTAGTTCCCAAGGTGAGAGCTAAAGGTCTGCCCTTTGATAATGGTGAATTTGAGCTAATTGTTGAGTCAACAGGTACACCTTTGCCAGCAAATGATCCATTACATTTTACTGCTAACAGCATTCAATGGTCAGAAAGTTGGCAGCAAGAATCCGAAGTTTCTTACTCTCTAATCAGATCATAA
- a CDS encoding calcium-binding protein — MTLSKLFASSLVIPNLFPNLFPNPTPTPTPTPDPTPNFVTAQSNTTFSNYSQNASGTLTDAQTNTLVQGGVALAIANAQATFNNDPTFSSLFTDTSVIASGGPLVGSSSSETKVLASFTVGAYQKFSFDFSADLGETAKEIENSNVEYNQADSKTTFLVLDTTNPNNPVVLDYFGLQGSLISSNKTANLTFGNSANVKINTLNKSSDINGNNGSDSLYGVAVGTYQRNFTRTTNITVVEINSSVVQLAQDPLIGNLGKDVIYGTIWNDNLTGTFGNDKIYASLGNDTLNGGYGNDTLNGGLGNDLLIGGSGNDVLIGGGGNDTFLFKNSDTFLRNDYDIIQDFQVGDKIVLNGWGYANSIFKLGSVNITDTKDGALIQLNSLLNQETILVSGVSSSVINSSQSIQFS, encoded by the coding sequence ATGACATTATCTAAACTTTTCGCTTCATCCTTAGTTATTCCCAATCTCTTCCCTAATCTCTTTCCTAATCCCACACCCACACCCACACCCACACCCGATCCCACTCCTAACTTTGTTACTGCTCAATCCAATACTACTTTCTCCAACTATAGTCAAAACGCTTCAGGAACTTTGACTGATGCCCAAACTAACACATTAGTTCAAGGTGGTGTGGCTCTTGCTATTGCTAATGCTCAAGCGACTTTTAACAACGATCCAACTTTTTCATCACTCTTCACTGATACTAGTGTTATTGCATCAGGTGGCCCGCTTGTAGGTAGTTCGAGCAGCGAAACAAAAGTACTTGCTAGCTTTACCGTTGGCGCTTATCAAAAGTTCTCTTTTGATTTTTCAGCAGATTTAGGTGAGACAGCTAAAGAAATTGAAAATTCTAACGTTGAATATAACCAAGCTGATTCTAAAACCACTTTTTTGGTGTTAGACACCACAAATCCTAATAATCCCGTAGTATTAGATTATTTTGGCCTTCAGGGTAGTTTAATCTCCTCTAATAAAACCGCCAATTTGACTTTTGGTAATAGTGCCAATGTTAAGATTAACACTCTTAATAAAAGTTCTGATATTAATGGCAACAACGGTAGTGACTCCCTCTATGGTGTTGCTGTCGGAACTTATCAACGTAATTTTACTCGCACTACCAACATAACGGTAGTCGAAATTAATAGTAGTGTTGTTCAATTAGCACAAGATCCTTTAATCGGCAATTTGGGTAAAGATGTTATCTATGGCACGATTTGGAACGATAATTTAACAGGAACCTTCGGTAACGACAAAATTTATGCCAGCTTGGGAAATGATACCCTCAATGGTGGCTATGGCAATGACACACTTAATGGCGGCTTGGGTAATGATCTCTTAATTGGTGGTAGTGGTAATGATGTTCTAATTGGTGGTGGTGGTAATGACACATTTCTTTTCAAGAATTCTGATACCTTCTTGAGAAATGACTATGATATCATTCAAGATTTCCAGGTTGGTGATAAGATTGTGTTGAATGGTTGGGGTTATGCTAATAGCATTTTTAAGCTAGGTAGTGTAAATATAACAGATACCAAAGATGGCGCTCTCATCCAATTAAATTCTTTATTGAATCAAGAAACAATACTAGTCTCAGGTGTGAGTAGTAGTGTGATTAATAGCTCTCAATCAATACAGTTTTCCTAA
- a CDS encoding calcium-binding protein, with the protein MSSETIFLQPIATDSNPKPNFANAQGSALFYNYSQSALGTSTDAQTDTLVQNGVALAIADARATFFNSDPIFSTLFSDSTGIGLDGTYSGSASSETKVLASFAVGANQTFSFNFSADLALTAKEIENPRTEYNQAKAKTTFLVLDTTNPNKTKVIDYFGIRGNLISSKGRNNFSLGSSRNVSLNSSNLAIDINGNNGQDSITENVIGSYQKRFKQDSSITIVEVNASTVTFLGDTLINSLGKDVTYGTIGNDYLTGGYGDNKIYGSLGDDTLKGGKGNDILEGGQGNDWLYGGKGNDKMNGGSGNDVLIGGDGNDILVGGDGNDKFVFKRGDSLLKYESDVIQDFQVGIDKIVFDGWGKINPDQWLNQMFSQGSITDTNDGVLFNFNNERTQGTLLLSGVTSNQITSDSITFI; encoded by the coding sequence ATGTCATCAGAAACTATATTTTTACAACCAATTGCTACAGATTCTAATCCTAAACCTAATTTTGCTAATGCTCAAGGATCTGCACTTTTTTACAACTATAGTCAAAGTGCTTTAGGAACTTCAACTGATGCCCAGACAGACACATTGGTTCAAAATGGTGTAGCTTTAGCGATTGCTGACGCTAGGGCGACTTTTTTTAACAGCGACCCAATTTTCTCAACACTCTTTTCTGACAGCACTGGCATCGGATTGGATGGTACTTATAGCGGAAGTGCCAGCAGTGAAACGAAAGTGCTTGCTAGTTTTGCAGTTGGCGCTAATCAAACCTTCTCTTTCAATTTTTCTGCCGATTTAGCACTGACAGCTAAAGAAATTGAAAATCCTCGAACTGAATATAATCAAGCCAAGGCAAAAACCACTTTCTTGGTACTAGACACCACAAATCCAAATAAGACCAAGGTCATAGATTATTTTGGCATCCGGGGTAACTTAATTTCCTCCAAGGGAAGGAACAATTTTAGTCTTGGTAGTAGTCGCAATGTTAGTTTAAATAGTAGCAATTTAGCTATTGATATTAATGGTAATAATGGACAGGACTCTATCACGGAAAACGTTATTGGTAGCTATCAAAAAAGATTTAAGCAAGATAGCAGCATCACAATAGTAGAAGTTAATGCCAGTACCGTTACCTTTTTGGGAGATACCTTAATTAACAGCTTGGGTAAAGATGTTACCTACGGCACGATTGGAAATGATTACCTCACAGGAGGCTACGGCGATAACAAAATTTATGGCAGTTTAGGTGATGATACCCTCAAGGGAGGGAAAGGGAATGATATCCTCGAAGGTGGTCAAGGTAATGATTGGCTATATGGAGGCAAGGGCAATGATAAAATGAATGGCGGTTCGGGTAATGATGTTCTGATTGGTGGTGATGGTAATGATATTTTGGTTGGTGGTGATGGCAATGACAAATTTGTTTTTAAACGTGGTGATAGTTTGTTAAAATATGAGTCTGATGTCATTCAAGACTTTCAGGTTGGTATCGATAAGATTGTATTTGATGGCTGGGGTAAGATTAATCCCGATCAATGGTTAAATCAAATGTTTTCTCAAGGTAGTATAACTGATACCAATGATGGTGTTCTGTTCAACTTTAATAATGAACGCACTCAAGGAACATTACTATTGTCAGGTGTAACTTCCAACCAGATTACCTCTGACTCAATAACGTTTATCTAG
- a CDS encoding tetratricopeptide repeat protein, with protein MNNTNISEAEKSLSQTAQVQPDSVTTWFSLGNLRQVQGELAEAESAYKQAIALRPDAAPIYNNLGYTLEQQGKLDEAVVCYQKALELQPNCIEADVNLGNALHIQGKLPSEKQAYYAQLNYKLGCDRKNSGDLKTAKAYFQKALELNPQYGEVYMGLGEIYQRQKQLPEAAAAFRQGLKQINPHYGKAVKANDEAEISQPVPVTPPVPQGEVIVGNSSFPSIPTIADSTAKRPFWSVVITVYNRIDYLLECLASVLAQWQGDEQMEIIVMDDASRTPVFELVNSIGKGIIHYYRNQQNLGLPGNWNAGIALTRGCWIHLLHDDDYILPGFYTRLQQSLKECGDAIGAACTGYQNINEKGEVIFCQQVCGEQRGIAQNWLQRIGVANSLNMPAVVIRREAHEQLGVYHPDLTYTSDWELYKRIAANYDWWYEPEILARYRQHTNNVTSELLLTGKQMISIRRAIEISESYFPNEDSAEITAQSRNYYFLYCLESSLIPLQAGNLAGAWQVLQEALKIDCSPGAVAKLFSWLTKEEATPIRDEIASRLTLLLL; from the coding sequence ATGAATAATACAAACATTTCCGAAGCTGAGAAATCTCTGAGTCAGACAGCACAAGTTCAACCCGACTCTGTGACAACTTGGTTTAGTTTAGGTAATCTGCGTCAAGTTCAGGGAGAGTTAGCAGAAGCGGAGTCAGCTTACAAACAAGCGATCGCTTTACGCCCAGATGCCGCGCCGATTTATAATAATCTGGGCTACACCTTGGAACAACAAGGTAAGTTGGATGAAGCAGTTGTCTGCTATCAAAAAGCTTTGGAACTTCAACCTAACTGTATAGAAGCAGATGTAAACTTAGGTAATGCCCTCCACATCCAGGGAAAACTCCCTTCAGAGAAACAAGCATATTATGCCCAATTGAATTATAAATTGGGTTGCGATCGCAAAAATAGCGGGGATTTGAAAACTGCCAAAGCTTACTTCCAAAAAGCCCTAGAACTCAATCCCCAATATGGTGAAGTATACATGGGTTTGGGAGAGATTTACCAAAGACAAAAGCAACTCCCGGAAGCAGCAGCAGCTTTTCGGCAAGGCTTAAAGCAGATTAATCCTCACTATGGTAAGGCTGTAAAAGCTAACGATGAGGCGGAAATTTCTCAACCAGTACCAGTAACGCCTCCAGTTCCTCAAGGAGAGGTAATTGTAGGCAACTCTAGTTTTCCCTCTATTCCGACCATCGCCGATAGTACAGCGAAGCGGCCTTTTTGGAGTGTAGTGATAACTGTATATAACCGTATAGATTATCTCCTCGAATGTCTTGCCAGCGTCTTGGCGCAATGGCAGGGAGATGAGCAAATGGAAATCATTGTGATGGATGATGCTAGCAGAACGCCAGTATTTGAACTAGTAAATAGTATTGGAAAAGGAATAATTCACTACTATCGCAATCAGCAAAATCTCGGTCTGCCAGGAAATTGGAATGCTGGAATTGCTCTAACTCGCGGTTGTTGGATTCATTTACTTCACGACGATGACTATATCCTTCCAGGTTTTTATACCCGGTTACAGCAGAGTCTCAAAGAATGTGGAGATGCAATCGGAGCAGCTTGTACGGGTTATCAAAATATTAACGAGAAAGGAGAAGTAATTTTCTGTCAACAAGTCTGTGGAGAGCAACGAGGTATTGCTCAAAATTGGCTACAACGCATTGGTGTTGCGAACTCATTGAATATGCCAGCGGTGGTAATTCGTCGAGAAGCGCACGAACAATTGGGAGTATATCATCCTGATTTGACCTATACAAGTGATTGGGAACTTTATAAACGCATTGCCGCTAATTATGATTGGTGGTACGAGCCGGAAATTCTAGCTCGTTACCGCCAACATACTAACAACGTAACCAGCGAACTTTTATTGACTGGGAAGCAGATGATATCTATCCGTCGGGCAATTGAAATATCAGAAAGTTATTTTCCCAATGAAGACTCTGCTGAGATTACAGCCCAATCCCGAAATTATTATTTTCTTTATTGTCTCGAATCGTCCCTAATTCCTCTACAGGCTGGGAATTTAGCTGGAGCTTGGCAAGTATTGCAAGAGGCTCTAAAAATAGATTGTAGCCCTGGAGCTGTAGCGAAGTTATTTAGTTGGTTGACTAAAGAAGAAGCAACTCCCATTCGGGATGAAATTGCTTCTAGATTGACCTTACTTCTTCTATGA
- a CDS encoding tetratricopeptide repeat protein, with amino-acid sequence MSIIQIEHPTINSSLQLALEHHRANHLVEAEQIYRQILKQQPENIEALYGLGMLAQQIGKLQEAEKFLTTAVHIQPDCVKAWFSLGNLYQAQIQLPEAEKAYQQALSLQPNAVPIYNNLGYTLQQQGKFDEAVAYYQKGLELQPNCAEAEVNLGNTLNAQKKLSLEQQADYAKLNNQLGLARQKAGDIQTALAYYRQAIALQPDSLEVYYNLGSALQEQEQLEEAIAVYHQALKLNPQNWEIYTRLGRIYQAQNQITEAISVYRQGLTLLNPHYAKAVANDENSGITPEMLVTPPIPESEVTVGAYQFPAIPPVTNPEKPRPFWTVVIPVYNRSDYLLESLASVLVQWPGAEQMEILVMDNASESPLFDLVNSIDKGIIRYYRNQENIGVLPNHNAGISLSRGQWVHILHDDDCVLPGFYQQLQQSLQECPDSVGAAFANFEYFNEKGTVVEKGEVISWFGEDKGIPENFLLRIGVTCPLQMPAVVIRRLTYEQVGGYYLELVCAPEWELYKRIAVSYDWWYEPGSLARYRIHSHRLTDDDLSSGILATSIRQGIEISESYLPVEHRADITTQARSYNFNYCLTRAAIPLKRGNVTGALRMLQEILKLDGSTHAVAKLFAWLTQDEAAPLRNEIAAKVIHICSKDFSP; translated from the coding sequence ATGTCAATTATTCAAATTGAGCATCCAACTATAAATAGTTCCCTTCAGTTAGCCCTTGAACATCATCGAGCTAATCACTTAGTCGAAGCTGAACAAATATATCGTCAGATTCTCAAACAACAGCCTGAAAATATTGAGGCTTTGTATGGATTGGGTATGTTGGCACAGCAAATAGGTAAACTCCAAGAGGCTGAGAAGTTTTTGACTACAGCAGTCCATATTCAACCTGATTGTGTCAAGGCTTGGTTTAGTTTGGGCAATTTGTATCAAGCTCAAATTCAGCTACCAGAAGCAGAGAAAGCTTATCAACAAGCTCTTTCCCTGCAACCAAATGCAGTACCCATTTACAACAACCTTGGCTATACCCTACAACAACAAGGAAAGTTTGACGAAGCAGTTGCTTATTATCAAAAAGGCTTAGAGTTGCAGCCCAATTGTGCGGAAGCTGAAGTAAACTTAGGTAACACTCTCAACGCCCAAAAAAAGCTTTCGCTCGAACAGCAAGCCGATTATGCAAAATTAAACAATCAGTTGGGTCTTGCTCGTCAAAAAGCAGGTGATATTCAGACAGCTCTTGCCTATTATCGACAAGCGATCGCACTTCAGCCAGACTCGTTAGAGGTGTATTATAACTTAGGGAGCGCGCTGCAAGAACAAGAACAACTTGAAGAAGCGATCGCAGTTTATCACCAAGCCTTAAAACTCAATCCCCAAAACTGGGAAATTTACACTCGCTTGGGTCGGATTTATCAAGCTCAAAACCAGATTACAGAAGCAATTTCTGTATATCGTCAGGGGTTGACTTTACTCAACCCTCACTACGCTAAAGCGGTGGCCAATGACGAAAATTCCGGCATCACCCCAGAAATGCTTGTGACTCCACCTATTCCCGAAAGTGAGGTTACTGTTGGTGCTTATCAATTTCCCGCGATTCCACCTGTAACCAACCCAGAAAAACCTCGACCGTTTTGGACTGTGGTAATTCCGGTTTATAACCGCAGTGATTATCTGCTTGAATCTCTGGCTAGCGTCTTGGTGCAATGGCCTGGCGCAGAGCAGATGGAAATTCTGGTGATGGATAATGCCAGCGAATCACCTTTGTTTGATTTAGTCAATAGTATTGATAAAGGCATAATCCGCTACTACCGCAATCAGGAAAATATTGGAGTCCTACCAAATCACAATGCAGGAATTTCCCTCAGTCGCGGTCAGTGGGTTCATATCCTCCATGATGATGACTGTGTGCTTCCCGGTTTTTATCAGCAACTCCAGCAAAGTCTTCAAGAGTGTCCAGATTCGGTAGGAGCCGCTTTCGCAAATTTTGAATATTTCAATGAAAAAGGAACAGTAGTTGAAAAAGGGGAAGTAATTTCCTGGTTTGGAGAAGATAAAGGTATCCCTGAGAATTTTTTACTGCGGATTGGTGTGACATGTCCTTTGCAAATGCCAGCAGTTGTTATTCGTCGCCTTACCTATGAACAAGTAGGAGGTTATTATTTGGAGTTAGTTTGTGCGCCTGAATGGGAACTTTATAAACGCATTGCTGTTTCTTATGATTGGTGGTACGAACCAGGAAGTTTGGCTCGTTACCGGATACATTCCCACAGACTAACAGATGATGACTTATCATCTGGGATTTTGGCGACATCCATCCGCCAGGGGATAGAAATTTCTGAAAGTTATCTTCCGGTTGAACATCGAGCAGACATTACAACCCAAGCTCGTAGCTATAATTTTAACTATTGTCTGACACGGGCAGCAATTCCTCTGAAAAGGGGGAATGTTACAGGGGCTTTGCGTATGCTCCAAGAAATTCTCAAGCTCGATGGCTCAACCCATGCGGTAGCCAAGTTATTCGCTTGGTTAACTCAAGATGAAGCGGCTCCTCTCAGAAATGAGATTGCTGCTAAAGTAATACATATTTGTAGTAAGGACTTTAGTCCTTGA